CGGATGTGGATCGCCTCATCCCTGGAGGGCGGTTCGGGCCGAGGCGGCCGCCGTACCAGGAGGCGGCGAACGCCGACCCGCAGCCGAGCAGCTCCAGCGGGAAGAGGCCGGGGCCGACGGCGCGGTCGCCGGTACGCACCCGGATCATCACCAGCACCGCGAAGAGGAACAGCACTCCCAGGTCGGCGAGCAGGATCGGCGCGCGCGGGCGGCCGATCAGCGCGGCGAAGACGCCGCCGGCCAGCCCGGCGAGCACGTTCCAGTACGCGAGCGTGCCCACCATCGCCGGCGCGCCGGCCAGCGTGGCCAGGTCCAGCAGGGCGGCCACCAGGAAGAGGCCGAGCGGGAACATCAGCAGCACCGGCTCCACCGGGTTACGACTCCGCATGCCCCGACGGTCCGGGTCCGGCGGGGCGGGAGCGTCACCCCGTACGGATGAGCTGCGAGCGCGGCCGGCCGCCGGCCGGGCGATTCATCCGGCACGAGCGATGCCGGTCGGTGCCGTGCCCGGCGAGGCTGGCGGCATCGGACGAGGGAGGGCGCCCATGGCGGCGACGGATTCACCGGCACAGGTCAATCGCGCGGCGGGGCTCGGCGTCCTGCTCGCCGCCTGCGTGTCCGCGCTGGTGGTGAACGCCAACACGTCCGCCGTGACGATCCTGCTCCCGGCGATCGGCGAGGATGTCGGCGCCTCGGTGGACACGCTGCAGTGGGCGGTGACCGGGTACATGCTGGTCGGCGCCGCGGTGATCGTCACGTCCGGCGCGCTCGGCGACGTCTTCGGCCGGCGCCGGATCTTCCTGGGCGGCCTGGTGCTCTTCGTCCTGTCCTGCGTGCTGATCGCCCTCTCCTCGGCCGCCGCCGGGGTGATCGCCGGCCGGATGATCCAGGGCGCCGCCGGATCCACCATCCTGGCCTGCGGGATGAGCCTGCTCTCGGTGGACTCGTCGGGACCCGGCCAGATGCGGGCGATCACGCTGTGGGGTGCCGCCTCGGCGGTCGGCGGCGCGGCCGGCCCGCTGATCGGTGGCGTGCTGGTCGACTCCACCGGCTGGCAGGGGCTGTTCTGGATCGACGCGCTGATCGCGGCGCTCTGCATCCCGCTGACCTGGTTCGCGGTGCGGGAGTCGCGGGATCCGGACCGGCCCCGGCAGATCGACGTGCTCGGCACCGTGCTGGTCGCGGTGCTGCTGGTCCCGCTGGTGCTCGCGCTCAGCGAGGGCAGCGACTGGGGCTGGTTCTCCGTCCCGGTCGTCGGCTGCCTGGTCGTCGCGGCGCTCGGCGGCGCCGGTTTCGTCCACGTCGAACGCCGGGCCACCGCGCCGCTGGTCGACCTCCAACTGCTACGCAACCGGGTGCTGGTCGGCGCCGCCCTCGCGATCCTCCTGGTGGCCGGCGTGATCAACGCGTTGATGTACCTGCTCAGCCTCTACTTCCAGAACCCCAACGGGTTCGGGATGACGGCCCTCGACGCCGGTCTGGCCACGCTGCCGGCCGCGGCCGCGATGATCGCCATCACCCCGGTGATCACGCCGCTCGCGGTCAAGATCGGTCCGAGGTACGCCGTAGCGATCGGTTTCGGGCTGTCCACCGTCGGCTGTGCCGCGCTGGTGTTCGTCGAACCGTCCTGGGGCTACGGCGCCTTCGTCGTCCCGCTGATCGTCCTCTCGATCGGTCTCGCCCTGGCCAACGGCCCGGCGTCGGCCGCGTCGACGAGCGTGGTCGACGCGGACCAGATCGGCCAGGCGTCCGGCATCTCCAACATGGCCCGCTACGTGGGTGGGTCGCTCGCCGTGGCCGCCGCGGCCACCGTCTCCACCGCGGCGACCGCCGGGCGGGACACCGCCGAGGGCGCCTCGGCCGGGCTCGGCGCCGGCGCGTTGCTGCTGGCGCTGATGTCCGCCGGTGGGGTGGCATTGGTGCTGCTGCTGCGGCGGCACCGGGCCGAGCCGGCCACCGCCGTCCACCTCGCGGCCGCCGCCGCGGCGACCAGCCACACGATCCCGACCCGGCCGCGGCCGGCGACTACCGGAGGAGCTCGATGACCCCGTTCACCAGTAAGGACTACCTCCAGCGGATGGAGCGCGCGGTGGCGCAGGCGGCCGGCGCCGGGCTCACCGGGCTGCTGGTCACGCCCGGGCCCGACCTGACCTACTTCACCGGGTACCAGCCGACCGCGATCACCGAGCGGATCACCATGCTGGTGCTGGACGCCGATCACGACCCGCACCTGATCGTGCCGGTGCTGGAGCGTCCGGACGCGGCCGGCGCCCCGGTGGCGATCACCGACTGGGCGGACGGGACCGACCCGTACGCCGCGGCGGTCAGGCTGCTGGATCCGAGCGGCCGGTACGCGATCTCCGACTCGGCCTGGGCGATGCACCTGCTCGGCCTGCAGCAGGCGCTGCCCGGGTCGTCCTACACGTCGATGACCGGCAGCCTGCCGATGCTGCGGGCGGTCAAGGACGCCGACGAGGTGGATCGGCTCACGGCCGCCGGGGCCGCCGCCGACGCGGCCTACGAGCAGATCGTCTCGGTACGGTTCGAGGGCCGCACCGAACGTGAGATCGGCACCGACCTGGCCCGCCTGCTGATCGAGCACGGGCACTCCCAGGTGGACTTCACCGTGGTCGGGTCCGGTCCGAACGGCGCCAACCCGCACCACGAGATGGGTGACCGGGTGATCCAGCGCGGTGACATGGTGGTCCTCGACTTCGGCGGGCTCAAGGACTCCTACGGCTCGGACACCACCCGGACCGTGCACGTCGGGCCGCCGACCGCGGAGGAGCAGGAGATCTTCGACGTGGTCCGGCGGGCGCAGCAGGCGGCGTTCGAGGCGGTCCGGCCCGGGATCCCGTGCCAGGAGATCGACCGGATGGCGCGGCGGGTGATCGACGAGGCCGGGTACGGCGAGTTCTTCATCCACCGGACCGGGCACGGGATCGGACTGACCACGCACGAGCCGCCGTACCTGGTCGAGGGGGAGGAGCAGCCGCTCGTTCCCGGGATGTGCTTCTCCATCGAGCCGGGGATCTATCTGCCCGGGCGGCTCGGGGTGCGCATCGAGGACATCGTCACGGTCACCGAGACCGGCGGCCGCCGCCTCAACAACACCAGCCACGACCTGCGGGTGGTGGCCTGACCGGCTTCTCCTGGAGGAACGCCGCGGCCGATGGGGGTCGCCCGCGGCGTCGCGGGGCGCCGGCCGTCGTGCCGTCACCTGGCCGGCCGGCGCCCCGCCTTCCCCCCGTCCGCTTCTGTCCGGGTCTGTAGGAGTGAGGAACCGATGGAGTCTCTGCGAATCCGGCGCCCGGTCGTGGCGCTCGCGCTGACCGGCCTGCTGCTCGGTGGGCCGGCCGCGTGCGGCGGGGAGAACAAGCCGGAGGGGTTGCCGTCGAACCGCCCGTCCGTCGAGTTCTCCGCCGACCGGACCGCCCGCCCGGCGCCCACCGGCGACGAGACCACCGAGACCTCGGAACCGGAGCCGACCCGGACCCGGGAGACCCGGACCGCGGACCCGACGAAGACCACCGAGGCCACCGAGCCGACGAAGACGCGGGAGCCGACCAAGACCCCCGAACCGGCCAAGACCCAGAAGCCGACCAAGACTCAGGAACCGGCCGACACGCAGGAGCCCAGGCCCGCCGCCACATCCAGTTCCGCGGTGGCGGCCGGCACGGTGTCGGGCGAGGACGACGGCGGCGATGGCGGCGTCTGGGGCTGGCTGCTGCTGATCGCGCTGCTCACCGGTCTGGTCGGGGCGCTGCTCTACGGCCGGAACCGGAAGGTCACCGCCTGGGACGGGGAGGCTCGCGGCCTGGCCGGGGAGACCCGTACCGTCCTCGGTGTCCGCCTGCCGCCGGTGCTGACCGCCACCGGTCCCGGGCAGCGCGGCCTGGCCTGGCCGCCGGTCCGCGACGACCTGACCGCGCTGGAGGCGCGCTGGGCCGCCATCCTGCCGACCGCGCCGGATGACGAACGCTCCTCGTACGCCGGCGGGATCGGCGGCATGCTCCGCGATCTGGTGATCGCGGTGGACGCCGAGAACGAGGCGGTGGCGGCCGGCCGCGACTGGCAGATGCTGCGGCCGCGCCTGGACGCCATCCTGGCGGCGCTCACCGCGGCGCTGGAACCGGCCCCCGCGGCCGCCACCGTCCACCCGCCGCAACCCACCGCGGCGCGGACACCGGAAGCCCCGCCGCAACCCACCGCGCCGCGGACACCGCAAGCCCCGCCGCAACCCACCGCGCCGCAGGCGCCGCAAGCCCCGCCCGCGGCCACCACGGAGTACGGCGAGCCGCTCGACGCGGATCCGGACGACCCCTACGGCAGCTATCCGCCGCCCCGGCACGCAGCTCCCGGCGATGCGGGCCCGGCCCAGCCCGGCCCCTCCGGATACCCCGACCCGGATGACCCCGGAGATCGCTAGCCCGCGCGGTAGCGCCTGAAAAAGCGCTTTACGGTACGCCCGCAGTGTCCCGTCATCACGATCGTGACCAGGCAGTTCAGCGGATTCCGGCGAGTGACAGTGCCCCACCGGAATCCGCTTCCGCATGCCGTCGACATCGAGATGTGTGAATCTTTTTGGTGACGCGCCCCATATGCGTGTTCGTGCACGTCCGTCGATGTCGCGGGCGGGTGTGCCGGGCCGCGGCCTGCGACACCGTCCGTACGTGAGCGTTCACATTGGGGTGATGTCACGTTTCGTCCCGCTTACCGTTAGGGGTCTTGACAGATAACGAGCGTCGATGGGTGAATGTGTGAGTTCCTGATCGGACGAGTGAGTGACCCACCATCGTTTGCGTGTGAAGCCGTGTGGCTTTGAGGGGGCTCCATGTTCAATAACGTAGGTTTCGTGCGACCGAAGGCCGTTGCCACCACCTTCGCCGCCGCCGCTCTGCTGCTGGGCGCCGGCGCCTGCGCCAAGAGCGAGGACTCCGGCTCCACCGGCGGCGGCGCCGGCGCGGGTCCCGCCGCCACCCAGGTCGTGCAGTCCGCGGCGCCCGGCTCCGCCACCTGCACCGCCGATCAGTACGGCGCTTCCAAGATCGACCTGAAGACGGCAAGCGTCGGCTTCTCCCAGTCGGAGAAGGAAGCGAACCCGTTCCGGATCGCGGAGACGCAGTCCATCAAGGACGAGGCCGCCAAGCAGGGCATCACCAACCTGAAGACGGCGAACGCGGACTCCAAGTTCGACAAGCAGATCGCCGACGTCGAGCAGATGATCGACGGCGGCGTCCAGTTGCTGATCATCGCGCCGCTCAACTCGGACGGCTGGGACTCGGTGTTCGCCAAGGCGTCCGCCAAGCACATCCCGATCGTCACCATCGACCGGAAGATCAACGCCACCGCCTGCAAGGACTACCTGACCTTCATCGGGTCGGACTTCGCCGAGCAGGGCAAGCGGGCCGCCGACGCGATGGCCAAGGCGCTGGGTGGCAAGGGCGAGGTGGCGATCCTGCTGGGCGCGCCCGGTAACAACGTCACCACACTGCGGACCAGCGGTTTCAAGAACGAGATCGCCAAGGTCGCACCGGCCATCAAGGTCACGTTCGAGCAGACCGGCAAGTTCTCCCGCGAGGAG
This window of the Actinoplanes oblitus genome carries:
- a CDS encoding aminopeptidase P family protein — encoded protein: MTPFTSKDYLQRMERAVAQAAGAGLTGLLVTPGPDLTYFTGYQPTAITERITMLVLDADHDPHLIVPVLERPDAAGAPVAITDWADGTDPYAAAVRLLDPSGRYAISDSAWAMHLLGLQQALPGSSYTSMTGSLPMLRAVKDADEVDRLTAAGAAADAAYEQIVSVRFEGRTEREIGTDLARLLIEHGHSQVDFTVVGSGPNGANPHHEMGDRVIQRGDMVVLDFGGLKDSYGSDTTRTVHVGPPTAEEQEIFDVVRRAQQAAFEAVRPGIPCQEIDRMARRVIDEAGYGEFFIHRTGHGIGLTTHEPPYLVEGEEQPLVPGMCFSIEPGIYLPGRLGVRIEDIVTVTETGGRRLNNTSHDLRVVA
- a CDS encoding ABC transporter substrate-binding protein; amino-acid sequence: MRPKAVATTFAAAALLLGAGACAKSEDSGSTGGGAGAGPAATQVVQSAAPGSATCTADQYGASKIDLKTASVGFSQSEKEANPFRIAETQSIKDEAAKQGITNLKTANADSKFDKQIADVEQMIDGGVQLLIIAPLNSDGWDSVFAKASAKHIPIVTIDRKINATACKDYLTFIGSDFAEQGKRAADAMAKALGGKGEVAILLGAPGNNVTTLRTSGFKNEIAKVAPAIKVTFEQTGKFSREEGQKVAEQLLQSNPKINGIYGENDEMALGAITALKGAGKKPGDVKIVSIDGTKGAVQGIVDGWISAVIESNPRFGPLAFQTAGDFFGGKPVGQDIIIQDRAYDEGNAKTDLGSAY
- a CDS encoding MFS transporter translates to MAATDSPAQVNRAAGLGVLLAACVSALVVNANTSAVTILLPAIGEDVGASVDTLQWAVTGYMLVGAAVIVTSGALGDVFGRRRIFLGGLVLFVLSCVLIALSSAAAGVIAGRMIQGAAGSTILACGMSLLSVDSSGPGQMRAITLWGAASAVGGAAGPLIGGVLVDSTGWQGLFWIDALIAALCIPLTWFAVRESRDPDRPRQIDVLGTVLVAVLLVPLVLALSEGSDWGWFSVPVVGCLVVAALGGAGFVHVERRATAPLVDLQLLRNRVLVGAALAILLVAGVINALMYLLSLYFQNPNGFGMTALDAGLATLPAAAAMIAITPVITPLAVKIGPRYAVAIGFGLSTVGCAALVFVEPSWGYGAFVVPLIVLSIGLALANGPASAASTSVVDADQIGQASGISNMARYVGGSLAVAAAATVSTAATAGRDTAEGASAGLGAGALLLALMSAGGVALVLLLRRHRAEPATAVHLAAAAAATSHTIPTRPRPATTGGAR